A genomic region of Papaver somniferum cultivar HN1 chromosome 7, ASM357369v1, whole genome shotgun sequence contains the following coding sequences:
- the LOC113295447 gene encoding uncharacterized protein LOC113295447, producing the protein MPFAKKKEQWCYIKQTTETGNYPWILLGDLCFHLFDNNNKTSSSIDGWVNKTVVESGLEDIGYVGKNYTWTSNNLGTGSRRSRIVLALGNNDSSRHFPKAKLLHLNQVGSYHAPILLVTNTECEPCWRPFKFFLTWLNDETCSLTIDNAWNISVSGSPGFQLVTKLQSARKELSIWNKQHFGNINQNIDHLQQELNFVQNQMSTF; encoded by the coding sequence ATGCCTTTTGCTAAGAAAAAAGAACAATGGTGCTATATTAAGCAAACTACTGAGACAGGTAACTATCCTTGGATCCTTTTAGGGGATTTATGTTTTCATCTCTTtgataacaacaacaaaacatcTTCCTCTATAGATGGGTGGGTTAACAAAACAGTTGTTGAAAGTGGGCTTGAAGACATAGGCTATGTAGGAAAAAACTACACTTGGACTAGCAATAATCTTGGTACTGGCTCTAGAAGATCAAGAATTGTCTTAGCTCTAGGAAATAATGATTCGAGTAGACATTTCCCCAAAGCTAAGTTATTACATCTTAATCAAGTAGGTAGTTACCATGCTCCTATTCTTCTTGTTACTAATACTGAATGTGAGCCATGTTGGAGACCTTTTAAGTTTTTTCTAACTTGGCTCAATGATGAAACATGTTCTCTTACTATAGATAATGCTTGGAATATTAGTGTTAGTGGTTCTCCTGGTTTTCAGCTTGTTACAAAACTTCAGTCAGCAAGGAAAGAATTATCTATATGGAACAAACAACATTTTGGTAACatcaatcaaaatattgaccatcTTCAGCAGGAGCTTAACTTTGTTCAGAATCAAATGAGCACATTTTGA